From the Thermoanaerobaculia bacterium genome, one window contains:
- a CDS encoding helix-turn-helix domain-containing protein — protein MRTGPTGEWLSRTEVARLFQVSASTVTRWAREGKVPAKRTPGGHYRYPAAEVRRLAGTSGPGELVRLD, from the coding sequence ATGAGAACGGGTCCCACGGGAGAGTGGCTCAGCCGCACGGAAGTGGCCCGCCTTTTCCAGGTTTCCGCCTCGACCGTCACGCGCTGGGCGCGGGAAGGCAAGGTTCCCGCCAAGCGCACGCCGGGAGGTCACTATCGATACCCGGCGGCCGAGGTTCGCCGTCTCGCGGGGACGTCCGGTCCCGGCGAGCTGGTTCGTCTCGACTGA